GAACATTGGCTCCGGAATTATATTTTTCCATATAAGCTGACAATTTCAACAGGGGAGTATTGCCTATCAGTTCTGTCAGTTTGTTTGCTATCTTTGTCATATTCAACTACCTATATATAAGTATTTCTGCAAAGATACGTAAGAAAACTTTTCCTAAAGCATAGTTATTCCATAAATAATACATAATTTTGAAACTATAAATTAAAAAAGTAGAAATAAAGATGGCTCATAATCACGAACATCAGCATAACCATACTGTGGAATCCTTGAATAAAGCTTTTATAATAGGTATAGCCCTGAATCTGTCTTTTGTTATAATTGAATTCGGAGCCGGATTTTACTATGATTCACTGGGACTAATGTCCGACGCCGGGCATAATCTGGGCGATGTAGCCAGTCTGTTCCTTGCTCTGCTAGCCTTCCGACTGGCAAAAGTAAGGGCAAATGCCAGATACACTTACGGATATAAAAAGAGTACAGTGCTTGTATCTCTGCTAAATGCAGTTATTTTGCTCATAGCTGTGGGCGCCATTCTGATGGAAAGTCTTGAAAAGATAGTAAATCCGCGACCTGTTGAAGGAATTGCTATTGCCTGGGTGGCTGGAATTGGAGTTTTTATCAACGCCTTTACCGCCATGCTTTTTATAAAGAACAAGGAAAAGGACCTGAATGTAAGGGGAGCTTACCTGCACATGGCAGCGGATACATTGGTTTCTGTGGGCGTATTGTTATCGGGAATAGTTATATCTTACACCGGATGGTTTGTTCTTGACCCAATTATTGGTATAACTGTAGCTGTTGTGATACTTGTTTCTACATGGAATCTGCTTCACGAAAGCGTTCGTCTTTCGCTGGATGGTGTACCTGTAAGCATAAACAGCGCAGACATTAAGGAGATTATTTCTGAAATACCCGAAGTTATAAGCATTCATCACCTGCACATCTGGGCCATTAGCACCACGGAAAATGCAATGACGGCTCACATTGTGATACCTAATCTGAATGAAATGGAAGCCCTAAAGACTCACATCAAAAACAAACTTCAGGAAGCGGGAATCAGTCACGTTACACTTGAATTTGAAACTAACGAAATTTGCTGCGAAGACGGGTATTGTATGTAACATTCGCATAGAAACAAAAATCTCCCGCAAGAACTTTTTGATTCTTTGCGGGAGATTTTTATTCTTACCCGGAACATTTTTGCATCCTTGTACAAAACATTGCATTCTTCTGTACAAAAGAATTAATTGTTCTGTACAAAAGAATGCAATCTTTTGTACAGGAGATTATTTTCTTTCCGAAGAGTTTTTTTTAATTCTTCTTGATATAATCAACAATCCACTGCCCAACTTCTGAAGTTGATGACGATTTTACACCTTCGCCAGCAATATCTTCAGTCACAACATTTGCATCCATTGACGCTGTAACAGCTTTGTTTATCAGCTCAGCCTCTTCTTTCAGACCAAATGCATATTCAAGCATCATGGCTGCTGAGAGAATTGTGGCAAGCGGATTAGCAATATTTTTACCCGCTGCCTGTGGATATGAACCGTGAATAGGTTCGAACACAGATGTGTGGGCACCAATTGAAGCAGATGGAAGTAATCCCATTGAACCTGTGATTACAGAACCTTCGTCAGTAAGGATATCTCCAAACATATTCTCGGTTACAATCACGTCAAAGCTCTTTGGCCACTGAATCATACGCATTGCAGCATTGTCTACAAACAAGTATTCTGTTTCTACTTCAGGAAAATCTTTAGCTATTTCCTTTGAAACT
This genomic interval from uncultured Bacteroides sp. contains the following:
- a CDS encoding cation diffusion facilitator family transporter, which encodes MAHNHEHQHNHTVESLNKAFIIGIALNLSFVIIEFGAGFYYDSLGLMSDAGHNLGDVASLFLALLAFRLAKVRANARYTYGYKKSTVLVSLLNAVILLIAVGAILMESLEKIVNPRPVEGIAIAWVAGIGVFINAFTAMLFIKNKEKDLNVRGAYLHMAADTLVSVGVLLSGIVISYTGWFVLDPIIGITVAVVILVSTWNLLHESVRLSLDGVPVSINSADIKEIISEIPEVISIHHLHIWAISTTENAMTAHIVIPNLNEMEALKTHIKNKLQEAGISHVTLEFETNEICCEDGYCM